The nucleotide sequence TTAGCGCAGTATCTCCGGCAATATATAGATTTTTTTCTCCCGTTTGAATTACAAAACCTCCTGGCAAACCACCTGAAGCCCCATCTGGGAAGGTACTACTATGCCAAGCTTGTACGTATTTTACTTTTCCGAAGTCAAAATTCCAGCTTCCGCCGTGATTCATAGGATGAACATTAAATCCTTTCTCTTCGTAATAGGAAGCAATTTCAGCATTACTAACAATTACAGCTTTCGGGTTATTCTTAGCAACGGTTTCCACATCTAGCACATGATCTTGGTGCGCATGGGTAACCAAAATAAAATCTGCTTTAATGGTATCTAATTCTACCTTTCCCTTTGCATTCTCGTTCCCTGATATAAAAGGATCGACAATTACATTAATAGCTCCTATTGTGAGGCCAAGACAATTTTGACCGTAAAAAGTAAGTTCCATAATCAATTTCTTTTTTTTGAATTGCTTCTAAAATACAAATTGAGTTAAAGAGAAGCCGAATTTAGAATTCTATAATTTTGTTAAACTTCAACTTAAAATATTTGCCCTAAACCAAACAATATGGACATTGCGAAAGTACATAGTGCCAATATTTTTAATTCAGGATCTAGCAAAGCCGGAGACTCGTTTTGCATTACTCTTTTTATATGAAGCACAAGTGGAATGAAAGTGACATAAAAAATAAGATCATCCCAACCCCCATAAAATAATGCGGAGTAAATTACCATCAATAATATAGCACCAAGAATTAGAAAATAATGATAGGTTTTGGCTGCTTTTTGGCCCAATTTTACCGCTAGCGTGATTTTACCTGATTTTTCATCTGGAATACGATCTCGCATATTATTAAGATTAAGTACTCCTGCACTTAATAGTCCGATTGCCGCAGCAGGCATTAGCACTGTCCATTCTAAATTATTCGCATACAGAAAAAAGGAGCCAAAAACTCCTACAATTCCGAAGAAAATAAATACGAATATATCGCCTAAACCGCGATATCCATAAGCCGAATTGCCAACTGTATATTTAATCGCAGCGACTATAGAAGCTACACCTAATCCTATAAAAACCAAGCTATATAAAAAATTTTCTCTTCCAAACGAAGCATATATTAATAACACAGCCAGTATAAATGTAAGAATAGAAGTCGCAATAATGCCGTTCTTCATTTCAGCATGTGTAATTAAGCCGCTTTGTATGGCTCGCTGAGGACCAATACGCTCATCGTTATCGGTTCCTTTTACTCCGTCGCCATAATCATTGGCGAAATTAGATAAAACCTGTAATCCTAAAGTTGTCGCAAGTGCTAACGAGAAAATACCTAAATTAAAATATCCTTGCTGGGCAGCGATTGCAGTTCCTACTAAAATACCCGAAAGTGATAAAGGCAACGTTCGTAATCGGGCAGCATTTACCCAGGAATTTATTTTCTTCATTTAACGCATAATTTTTACTAAAACTTCTTTTAAAAGATCTCCCGAGGATAAGTTTACTGCTCCCACTCCCTTACTCTTTACATCGGCCTCTTGCAAAACACTAATGGCGTAGCTCACTTTTTTCATCGGATAATTTCTAGCTGCCACCGTATAGTCATTTACAAAATAGGGATTCACTTTTAGTTGTTTTGCCACATTCATTTTAGATTTATCGGGCAATCCATGATATTGCAAAATTTGTGAAAAGTAAGAGAACAATAGTGAAATTGTTACTACTAAAGGGTTGTCCTTAGGATTCTGAGAAAAGTAATTTATGATGCGATGGGCTTTAATTTCGTCTTTAAGGCCAACAGCTTTACGCAGCTCAAAATTATTGAAATCTTTACTAATACCTATATTTTGTTCGATGAGCTCTGGAGTAACTTCGGTTCCTTTTTCACAAACCAATTGCAGTTTTTGTAACTCGTTATCGATTTTACCCAAATCTGTACCTAAAAATTCTACCAGCATTTGCGAAGCTTTAGGTGAAATTCCCAAGCCTCTAGATTTTAAATTCTTTACTATCCAATCGGAAACCTGATTTTCATAAAGCTTTTTACTATCTAAAATTACTCCGCTCTTTTTGATGGTTTTATAGACCTTCTTACGTTTATCTAGTGTTTTGTGCTTGTAACATAAAACTAAAACCGTAGTCGGTTGTGGATTCTCGGCATAATCGCTCAATTTATCTATCGTTCGTGATAAATCCTGTGCTTCTTTAACGATTACCACCTGCCGCTCGGCCATCATAGGATAACGTTTGGCATTTCCTACAATTTCATCGGGATTGGTATCCCTACCGTACATGATTATCTGGTTGAAGCCTTTTTCGTCTTCCTGTAGCAAATGATCTTCAATATAATCGGCAACTTTATCTACAAAATAAGGTTCGTCACCCATCAAAAGATAAATAGGCGCAATCTTTCCGTTTTTAATATCGGTAACAATCTGTTTAGCGTCGTCCATGCAGAAAAGAAACTTTTAGGCTGAAATTAGTTTTACCTCTAAAGGCTTTTGGATGTTGTATTCTTTAGTATTTTTGGGGTCTATGATCGACCTCAATTTTCCAAAATATAATTTCAGGTTCAAAAATAGTCAAAATAAAATAGCTGTTTTTGACGAACTGCGGAAAAAATTTATAATTCTAACTCCAGAGGAATGGGTGCGCCAACACTGTGTACAATTCTTAATAAAAGAAAGAGAATTTCCTAAAAGTTTGATTAATGTAGAGAAGCAACTGAAGCTAGGTAAGTTAATCAAGCGTTACGATGCAGTAGTTTATAATAGTGACGGAAGTATTCATCTAATTGTAGAGTGTAAAGCACCGCATATTAAAATCACACAAAATGTTTTCGATCAAATTGCACAATATAACATGACTTTAAATGCAGATTATTTAATGGTCACCAATGGATTGTTGCATTATTATTGCAAAATGGATTACGAAGCAGGAGAATATCAGTTTTTACCAGAAATCCCGGCATATAAACAAGCATAAATGAAAGTAGCAGTTGTTATTTTAAACTGGAATGGGAAAGACTTGCTTAAACAGTTTTTACCATCGGTCATTCAATTTTCTACGGAAGCAACTATTTATGTCGCCGATAATGCTTCAACCGATGATTCGATAGAATTTCTACGGAATAATTATCCTGAAGTAAAAATTATTCAGAATAAAGAAAACGGAGGATATGCTAAAGGATATAATGATGCCCTGAAGCATCTTTCCGAAGAAATCTTGATCCTTTTAAATAGTGATATTGAAGTTACCAAAAATTGGTTAGAACCGATTTTAGATATTTTCAGCAAAGATTCTAAAACCGCTGTAGCACAGCCAAAGATCTTAGATTATAAAAAGAAAGATCATTTTGAATATGCTGGTGCAGCCGGAGGTTTTATTGATAAGTTTGGTTATCCCTATTGTCGTGGAAGAATATTCGATTCGGTTGAAAAAGATTACGGACAGTTTAATGATAATGCTGAAATTTTTTGGGCTAGTGGTGCCTGCTTAGCGATTAGAAATAAAGTGTTTGAGCAAATTGGAGGTTTTGATGAAGATTTCTTTGCCCACCAGGAAGAAATTGATTTATGCTGGAGAATTAAAAATTTTGGATACAATATAAAATACGCGGGCAATTCTATCGTTTACCACGTTGGAGGAGCAACTTTAAATAAGATGGATCCTAAAAAGACGTATTACAACTTTAGAAACAGTCTTTTTATGCTTGTAAAAAACCTCCCCAAGAAAAAAATGCGTAAAATTGTGTTACAAAGAATGGTTTTGGACGGTGCCGCGGGATTAAAATTCCTATTTCAAGGTGATTTTAGCCATTTCACAGCCGTTTTAAAAGCTCATGCTCATTTTTATTCAAATTTTTCGAAAATGAATAAAAAAAGAAGTGAAAAATCGTCTAATATTCAGTATTTTGAGATTAAATCGGTTGTTTTTAAATATTTCATATTGCATAAAACGACTTATAAAAATATAATATAAAGCCTACCTAAAGTATTGTTAATACTACTTTTAAGCTTTATATTTTTTTGATACTTTTGGAAAATCTAACATTAACAATAATTACAACAAGTTATGAAAAAAATCATGCTTTTATCAGCCTCTGTGGCTATCTTGCTTTCATCTTGCGTATCTAATAAGAAATACGCTGAACTTGAAGCAAAACAAAAAGAAACTCAGGATCAGCTTAATACCGCCACTGTAAAATTGAACGCTTGTCTTGAAGATAAAACAGACATGACAGAGCGTATTAAAGTTCTCAATAATACAAATGCTGCATTATTGAACAACGTTGGTGATCTTGCTACGCTTTCTAAGAAAGAAGCTGAAAATCTTGAGCGTTCTTTAGAGAGCATCAAAGAAAAAGATCTTGCGATCAAAAGTATGCGTGATGCAATCAACAAGAAAGATTCTGTTACTCTAGCACTTGTTACTAGCTTAAAAGGAGCTGTTGGAAACATGAACGATGATGATATCGAAATCAATGTTGAAAAAGGTGTTGTTTACGTTTCTATTTCTGATAAATTGTTATTCGATAGTGGGCGTTATAACGTAACTAGCAGAGCTAAAGAAGTTCTTGGGAAAGTTGCTAGCGTAATTAAAAACAAGCCAGACATCGAGTTTATGGTAGAAGGTCACACAGATGATCAATCTATCTCTACTTCGATGTTCCAAGATAACTGGGATCTTTCTGTAAAAAGAGCTACTTCTGTGGTAAGAATCCTTCAGGATGAATTTAATGTAGATCCTAAGCGTATGACAGCTGCAGGTAGATCTTATTACATGCCAGTTTCATCTAACGATACTGCTGAAGGTCGTGCAAGAAACAGAAGAACAAGAATCGTAGTACTTCCTAAACTAGATCAGTTCTACGGAATGATTGAAGAAGGTATGGAGCAAGCTTCTAAAGCTTCAAACTAAGAAAATAAGATATTTTATTATATTGAAAAGCCTCGCAATTGCGAGGCTTTTTTTATTTTATCAATTTGATTTTACTAAGATTTCAAAAAATCTACCAAAATTTTATTAAGCTCATCTTTATGGGTAAAAATCAAACCATGCGGAGCTCCCTCGATCAATTTGAGTTGTATTTGAAATCAGCTGAAAGCTTCGTTTATTTTACCCCATATTTATTAAACAAGACTTTCCCAAGAAGCTCACGATTACTTTGTAGAAAATATTGCAAGTATCTTATAATCTGAAATTGCTTTTAAAATTAAAAACCCTTAGCATCGATGCTAAGGGTTTTTAATTTTTATAATATGTTTTTCAACTTACATTATTTCTAAGCTTCCTTTTCCTTCTCTTATAACTTCAGGTTCGGTAGTGGTCATATCGATCACAGTACTCGGAGTATTATCTCCATATCCTCCATCAATAACAATTTCAACAAGATTATCCCATTTTTCAAGAATCAATTCAGGATCTGTGGTATACTCAATAACCTCATCCTCATCTCTAATTGAAGTAGACACAATTGGATTCCCAAGCTCTTCGACAATAGCTCTACAAATATTATTATCTGGAATACGAATCCCGACAGTTTTCTTTTTCTTGAATACCGTTGGTAAATTATTATTTCCCGGTAGAATAAAAGTATAAGGCCCAGGTAAGCAACGCTTCAATATTTTAAATGTAGCGGTATCTATTTGCTTCACATAATCTGATAGATTACTTAAGTCGTGGCAAATAAAACTAAAGTTCGCTTTATCTAGTTTCACCCCTTTGATCTGAGCAATTTTCTCTAACGCAGTATTGTTAGTGATATCGCAACCCAAACCATAAACGGTATCGGTTGGATAGATCACAAGACCGCCATTTCGTAAAGTTTTTACAACTTTGGAAATCTCACGCGGATTTGGATTTTCGTTATATATACGAACAATCTCTGCCATATATTAATCTGCTTTTTTAACTTCTTTTTCTAGTTTTAGGACTTTGCTTCCATCCTCCTGCTCGATATACAAGGCTTTATTTCCCTGCTCTCCTTTTCTGGTAATCTCACTTCCATCGATAGTTTTGGTAACTTCTTCAGTATACGTTTCGGTTACTTTGCCAGTCGCAGTTCCGTTACCCCAATCCCACTTTACATTACTTCCTTTTTGAATCATCTTTTTTCTTTTCAAGGTAAAAAGAAAATCATATTCAGAATATCTGAATAACAGAAATTTAACTTGAACCCCATAATTCAATTCCGAGGTTATAAAACTAAAATGACTCTATTAAGAAAGCAATTTCAATTTTGCGAATCTTAGCAGCAGCTTTTTAATACCACCATTTTCAAAATTTATTTCAGCCTTTCTATCTTGTCCAACTCCATCGATTCCAAGAACTTTTCCTTTTCCGAAACGCATATGTTCTACTTCATTACCAACTTCAAGCTGAATAGCATTTGTAGCTTTGGCAGGCTCTGTAGCTGCTGGTCTTAATTTTCTTAGTTTCCTTAATTGCTCCTCGGTAGGCTTATGTGCCGGTGGTGGCGTACCTGCTTTTGGTTTTGTTTGCCGCAGTTTGGATTTATCAACCTCATCTCCAAAAATATCGGTATTGATAAGCGGTTTGTATTTATAATCATCCTGCGGAATCATATAATCTAAAAATTTCTCGTCTATTTCTTCAATAAATCGACTTGGCTCAGCGTCCACCAGTTTTCCCCAACGATATCTACTTTGCGTATAGGTTAGAAACGCCTGTTTCTCGGCTCTGGTTACCGCCACGTAAAATAAGCGACGTTCTTCTTCTAGCTCAGATCTCGTATTCATACTCATTCCAGAAGGGAATAAATCTTCTTCCAAACCAACAATATAAACGTATGGAAACTCTAATCCCTTAGCCAAGTGAATCGTCATTAAGGCTACACGATCTTCATCTTCTGTTTCCTTATCTAAATCGGTTGCTAAAGCCACATCCTCTAAAAATTCTGCTATAGAACCATTAGCATCTGCCAGCTCTTTCTGTTCTTCAACAAAATCTTTAATACCGTTTAGTAATTCTTCAATATTCTCAATTCTGGCAATACCTTCTGGCGTTCCGTCTTTCTTAAGTTCCTGCACCAAACCGGTCTTTTTTGCTACAGTATCGGCTACGGTAAAGGCATCGGCATTCTGAGCCAAAATTGTAAAATGTTTGATCATATTTACAAAATTGTCCAGCTTTGTACGCGTGCTCTTAGTAATTTTAATCTCAGGAAGATGATCCAGATTTTCTAAAACTTCGAAAATCGATTTTCCGTATTTATTGGCAGCGATACTTAATCGATCCATCGTTGTTGCCCCAATACCTCGAGCCGGATAATTAATAACACGCTTTAAAGCTTCTTCATCTTTAGGATTTATTAATAATCGTAAATATGATAAAACGTCTTTAATTTCTTTACGTTGATAGAATGACAATCCTCCGTAAATTCGGTATGGAATATCTCTTTTTCGCAATGCATCTTCCATCGCACGACTTTGCGCATTGGTTCGGTATAAAATAGCGAAATCACCATTCGCCATTTGATTCTGCATCTTATTCTCGAAAATAGAACTTGCTACATATCTTCCTTCTTCACCATCGGTAAGCAATCTATTAACCACTATTTTTGGGCCATCATCATTAGCTGTCCAGACCACCTTATCCAGTTTGGTCTGGTTTTTATCGATAATCGAGTTGGCTGCATTTACAATATTTCCGGTAGAACGGTAATTCTGCTCCAAGCGGTACATCTCTACACCTTCGTAATCTTTCTGGAAGTTCAGGATATTATTAATATTCGCGCCTCGAAAGGCATAAATACTTTGCGCATCATCACCCACCACACATATATTCTGAAATTTATCAGACAATGCTTTTACAATAAGATACTGCGAGTGGTTGGTATCCTGGTACTCATCTACTAAAATATAACGGAAACGGTTTTGATATTTCTGAAGTACTTCAGGAAAGCGATTTAAAAGCTCATTGGTTTTCAGCAATAAATCATCAAAATCCATTGCTCCCGCTTTGAAACAACGCTGTACATATTCCTGATAAATTTCGCCCATTCTTGGCTTTTTGCTCATCGCATCGGCCTCCATTAATTCAGGATTATTGAAGTAAGCTTTCACAGTAATCAAACTGTTTTTATAAGACGAAATTCGGCTATATACCTGCTTATATTTATACACATCTTTATCAAGCTGCATATCTTTTATAATCGCTCTAATCACACTTTGTGAATCCTGCGTGTCATAAATCGTAAAATTGGAAGGATAACCTAACTTATCGGCTTCAAAACGCAAAATCTTAGCAAAAACCGAGTGGAATGTTCCCATCCACAGATTTTTAGCTTCACTTCTACCTACAATCTGCGCGATACGATGCTGCATCTCTCTCGCGGCTTTATTGGTAAAAGTTAGCGCAAGAATATTAAAGGCATCAATACCTTTACTCATCATGTATGCGATCCTATAGGTAAGCACACGGGTTTTGCCAGAGCCGGCACCCGCAATTACAATCATAGGACCTTCAATCTGCAACGTTGGTGCCCTTTGGGCATCATTCAATTCGGATAAATAAGCTTCCAATTCCTTCAAATTTTAAAAGCGTGAATTTAACCAAAATGAATCAATTTCTAAACTTAGCAGCTCATTAGTTTTAAACACCGATTAGCTTATTCAGAATAGTTTAGAATTTTTATTATTTTTAGTCAGATTACTTCATTACTCACTAATCAATTCCATTTTAACAATATTACATGAAAAAACTGTACTTTTTATCCCTCTCCTTTTTCTCTCTACTCAGTTACGGTCAGCAATTAGATAACGATATCCAAAAAGATATCACCTCTATAGAAGATAAGGTGATCGAATGGCGAAGAGATTTCCACGAGCATCCTGAACTCTCGAATCGTGAATTTGAAACTGCTGAAAAAATCACAAAACATTTAAAAAACCTAGGACTTAAAGTTGAAACTGAAGTTGCTAAAACCGGAGTAGTCGCTTTGCTGAAAGGTGATCATCCCGGAAAAGTGGTCGCATTACGAGCAGATATTGATGCTTTACCGGTAACGGAAAGAAATGATCTCCCTTTTAAATCTGAAGTAACTACCGAATTTATAGGAGCACAAACCGGAGTAATGCATGCTTGTGGTCATGATACGCACACCGCGATTCTAATGGGCGTTGCTGAAGTTCTTTCTAGGCACAAAGATAAAATTCATGGTACCGTAAAATTTATCTTTCAACCTGCTGAAGAAGGACCACCACCGGGTGAAGAAGGTGGCGCCGCATTGATGATCAAAGAAGGGGTTTTAAAAAATCCCGATGTAGATGCGATTTTTGGATTACATATAAATTCTGAAACACCTGTTGGCACCATCCGCTATAAACCTGAAGGTACGATGGCTGCGGTAGAACGTTTTGTGATCAATGTAAAAGGAAAACAGACCCATGGTTCACAACCCTGGAGTGGTACTGATCCTATTCTTATATCAGCAAAAATTATCGATGGTTTACAAACAATTATTAGCCGTGATTCTAAATTGATCGATGCTGCTGCGGTAATTACTGTTGGAAAAATAACCAGTGGCGTACGTTTTAATATTATTCCTGAAAGTGCTGAAATGATTGGAACTGTGCGAACGCTAGAACCAAATATGCGTGAAAAGATTTTAAGCCGAATGAGGGAAATGGTTCCTAAACTAGCTGAAGCATATGGCGGTGAAGCTACTATTGAAATTCAGAATAATACTGCGGTTACTTATAACGATATTGCACTAACCAGCCAGATGCTTCCAAGCTTACAAAAGGTGGCTGGTGAAGATCATGTAGAATTAGTAAAAGCAACTACGGGAGGCGAAGATTTTTCATTTTTTCAGGAAGAAGTTCCGGGTCTTTATTTCTTTTTAGGTGGACAACCTTTAAACAGTGATGAACCAGCGCCACATCATACGCCCGACTTTTTTATTGATGAAAGCGGATTATTACTCGGTGTAAAAGCAATGACACAATTGGCGTTGGATTATTTGAATCCGCCACAATAATAAACAGGAAATTCTAAAATTTCCGAAAGGTACTTTTTCTTTAACTTTGGCGTTTAAATCAAGAAAGGGTACCTTTCGATTTTAGAACAAATACCATGAGCGATACCGATTTATTGCAATTACTTTATACCATTTTACCAGCTTTGATTGTTGGAGGCGTGGCTTTTTATTTTTTTAAGACCTATTCTGAAAACGAAAACCGAAGACGCCGATTTCTTCTACATCAGGAAAATCAAAAAACAGCATTACCGTTAAAACTTCAGGCTTATGAGCGAATGGCTCTTTTCTTAGAACGTATTTCACCAGGAAATTTACTCGTTAGAATTCGCCCGGAAAATGCCGATAAAATTCAATATGCGAATACTTTGGTATCTGCGATCGATCAGGAATTTGAACATAATCTGGCACAGCAAATTTATGTTTCTAATGAATGCTGGAATTATGTAAAAACAGCCAAAAATGCTACTATTTCATTAATTAGACAGACCGCTGCAGATAACACGGTAGAAAATGCCGCGATGCTGCAGGAAAAAGTATTAACTATTCTAATGGACGAAGATGCACCAACGGTTGCTGCACTGACTTATGTAAAGAATGAAGTAAAGGAGTTTGTTTAATCTTTAGTTGATAGTTTTTAACTAAAGGCGTAAAAATACTTACAACGATCTATATTTCTGAATTAGATTTTATAATAGATTAGAATTACAATAAAACTTATCAAAGAAGAAAAATCATTCAAGCAAAAGAGAGATTATCAATAGTTTTCTTTAATGCAGATAAATTTTTATTACTCTAATGTGAAGAATTTTATTACTACACTTCTTTTACAACCATATCCTTTCTATTATGAAGGAAAAAGTCTAAGAATAATTATTATTCTTTTTTTATTCATGACCTTCTCTTTCAATTACGCGTTCGAACCTTTTAATGTCGAGTTTTCAGAACATAAAATGAATTATTTCTGGATATCGATAATTCATTCTATTACACCCGTAATCATTCTTATTATACTTTCTATAATAGGAAAATTATTTAGACTCGAACACAAATGGAATATAGCAAAAGAGGTGATTTTAATCTTACTTTTTTTTACCCTTGTAGGTCTAGGTCAATATTTGATTCGGGATTTGATTTATAATAACGAAAACAATTGGTCATTACATTATTTGCAAGAAGAGATTAGAAATACATTTTTAGTAGGCTCTTTATTTGTTACTATTTTAATCCCTTACAACTTCAATAGATTAAATAACAAACATAGGAGTAATGCAAATTCTTTGAATAATACAATTAACGATAATTCCAATTTAGCTTTCCATAGTAAAGACAGAATTAAAATTAACAATTTTGAATTCAACATAGACGATTTTATGTTCGCAAAATCTGAAGGGAATTATTTGGAAATATATCTTCAGAAAAATCCTCAGGATAAGGAACTAATTCGGGGTACGATGAAAAACCTAGAAGCTAATTTAAAAACACATCCATCCATAATTAAAACACATCGCTCGTATCTCGTAAATAGTAAATACATAGAAAACATTAAAGGGAATGCTCAAGGTTATCAACTTCAAATTGATCAATATATCGTTCCTGTCTCAAGAAATATGATTGAACATTTTAATTTAAACATGAAACGCGCATAAGAGGTTTTGCTAACTATCACAAAGGCTTGTCAACCATCACAAATTCTACATAATAAGCTTAAGTAATTCTATTTTCGACGAAAAAAATAGGAATGAAAACAAGTAGATATTACTACATCGATTCATTAAGAGTAATAGCCATTTTAATGATGTTCTTTTATCACGTTTTTATGGTGTTCGTGGCAGAATGGGATTGGCATATCAAAAATACAGAAACAAGCAATGTTCTCTTGGAAATAAATTATTGGATGGCCACTTTTAGAATGCCTTTACTTTTCTTTGTTTCTGGATACATTTCCTACATTTTAATGGACCGATTAGATTGGAAAGCATTTACCATTCAGAGATTTATGCGTTTAATAATTCCAACTATTATTTGGACTTTTATTCTTGTAGCTCCACAAATATATTTTGAAAGAAAATTAGAAGGAATTGACCAAAATTATATCGAATTTTATCAATCATTTTTAGAATTTAAATGGTGGCCAAATGGGAATTTTCATTGGTTACATTTGTGGTTTATCCCTTACTTATTTTGTTATAACATATTATCAATTCCACTATTCTATGCATTAAAAAAGAACAATAAATTCACACGGATATTAGATTCATTTTTTAAAAAGCATTATTCTATTTTTGCTTACGTCTTTATAGCTATAATTCCATATACATTTTTGTCGGTTCGTTATGAAACTACGCACGACTTAATAAATGACATAGCAAGACACTCCTTCTTTATATTCTTTATCATTGGTGGTTTACTTTTCTTTAAATTTTATCAGGTAATGGACATAGTGCAATCTAAAAGAAACTTATTCTTGAAGTTTGCTTTTTTATCTATTGTATTAATAGATATTTTGCGTTGGAACGGCTGGGAACCTTTTGATATTTGGGAAAATTGGATTGAAAAACCACAAACATATCTTTTTATAGGTCTTATAAACTTCAATTCTTGGATGTGGGTTTTAGCAATTTTAGGCTACGGAAAGAAATATTTAAACAAAAAAAGTAAGCTACTTAGTTATATGAACACAGCAGTGTATCCATTTTATATTTTACATCAAACAATTATTGTAATAATAGCCTACTATGTCGTCGGAACTAAAGATGCAGTGTCTTTGAAAATTTTATTTTTACTAATTGTATGTTTTTCCATAATAGTTCTAACGTATCATTTACTAATTAGACCATATAACCCTATGAGATTTTTATTTGGGATGAAGAAGAAACGAATAAAATAATTCTGGAAAGGCACTAAAAAGATATCTACATTTCATCGCAAATAGTGGTATAATTTTTTGCCCCTGCCTCGCCGGCAAGATGACAAAGCGCAGCGGAATGGAGAAGTCTCATTTTCAAATTGTCTCATTCCCGCCTCATCAAATTTCCAAATCAGCACATTATCAAATCATCCATTTTCTAACGGTGAAGCGGTTTCAATTCTCTTTTCTAAATTCTAATTTCTACTAAACCTCAGCTTTAGGCCTTCTTTTCAGCTTCTTTATCTTGTTTTACTTTTTTCTCAGCGTAATCATAGCCCTGCTTCCACCATTCGGTCATTAATTTTTTATTGAAAACAAGCGAATTTTCGGTAAGTTTTGTCGGAGTATAGAAAATATTCAACTTCACATTTTTATTAAGCGCTGCAAGTTTTCCTTCAATCACATCATGATATTCGACTTGATCTAAAACAAAGCTGTATAAATTCATCATTAAACTGAATGGATTTTTACCCAAAACCTTATTGTATTCCATATTTTCAGCCTCTAAAATAATGGCATCAACCTCAGTTGCACCTCGTTTTATCGCTTCCCGAATAGGAACTACACAGCCTAAACCACCATCGGCATATTCGTAACCATTTTTTTTGGCCAGACTCATAAATGGAATATAATTACAGGAAATCCAGATCCAGTCGCAAAAATCATCGTAAGAGAAATCGTGAATAGACTTGTATTCTACTCGGTTTCTGGATAAATTCGATACGGTTACAATCACATCGCCTACCTGATTCTTTAGATTTCTGAAATTCTCTTCAGAAAAATTCCTGCGAATATGCTTTAAAAGATTCTTACTTTCTCCAAAAGTTCGCTTCTGTTTTAAAAACTGCCAGAACATGTTAAAGTAGTTAATCGTCACATATT is from Zunongwangia endophytica and encodes:
- a CDS encoding acyltransferase family protein encodes the protein MKTSRYYYIDSLRVIAILMMFFYHVFMVFVAEWDWHIKNTETSNVLLEINYWMATFRMPLLFFVSGYISYILMDRLDWKAFTIQRFMRLIIPTIIWTFILVAPQIYFERKLEGIDQNYIEFYQSFLEFKWWPNGNFHWLHLWFIPYLFCYNILSIPLFYALKKNNKFTRILDSFFKKHYSIFAYVFIAIIPYTFLSVRYETTHDLINDIARHSFFIFFIIGGLLFFKFYQVMDIVQSKRNLFLKFAFLSIVLIDILRWNGWEPFDIWENWIEKPQTYLFIGLINFNSWMWVLAILGYGKKYLNKKSKLLSYMNTAVYPFYILHQTIIVIIAYYVVGTKDAVSLKILFLLIVCFSIIVLTYHLLIRPYNPMRFLFGMKKKRIK
- a CDS encoding LytR/AlgR family response regulator transcription factor; this encodes MQINFYYSNVKNFITTLLLQPYPFYYEGKSLRIIIILFLFMTFSFNYAFEPFNVEFSEHKMNYFWISIIHSITPVIILIILSIIGKLFRLEHKWNIAKEVILILLFFTLVGLGQYLIRDLIYNNENNWSLHYLQEEIRNTFLVGSLFVTILIPYNFNRLNNKHRSNANSLNNTINDNSNLAFHSKDRIKINNFEFNIDDFMFAKSEGNYLEIYLQKNPQDKELIRGTMKNLEANLKTHPSIIKTHRSYLVNSKYIENIKGNAQGYQLQIDQYIVPVSRNMIEHFNLNMKRA
- a CDS encoding amidohydrolase, whose amino-acid sequence is MKKLYFLSLSFFSLLSYGQQLDNDIQKDITSIEDKVIEWRRDFHEHPELSNREFETAEKITKHLKNLGLKVETEVAKTGVVALLKGDHPGKVVALRADIDALPVTERNDLPFKSEVTTEFIGAQTGVMHACGHDTHTAILMGVAEVLSRHKDKIHGTVKFIFQPAEEGPPPGEEGGAALMIKEGVLKNPDVDAIFGLHINSETPVGTIRYKPEGTMAAVERFVINVKGKQTHGSQPWSGTDPILISAKIIDGLQTIISRDSKLIDAAAVITVGKITSGVRFNIIPESAEMIGTVRTLEPNMREKILSRMREMVPKLAEAYGGEATIEIQNNTAVTYNDIALTSQMLPSLQKVAGEDHVELVKATTGGEDFSFFQEEVPGLYFFLGGQPLNSDEPAPHHTPDFFIDESGLLLGVKAMTQLALDYLNPPQ
- a CDS encoding ATP-dependent helicase; the encoded protein is MEAYLSELNDAQRAPTLQIEGPMIVIAGAGSGKTRVLTYRIAYMMSKGIDAFNILALTFTNKAAREMQHRIAQIVGRSEAKNLWMGTFHSVFAKILRFEADKLGYPSNFTIYDTQDSQSVIRAIIKDMQLDKDVYKYKQVYSRISSYKNSLITVKAYFNNPELMEADAMSKKPRMGEIYQEYVQRCFKAGAMDFDDLLLKTNELLNRFPEVLQKYQNRFRYILVDEYQDTNHSQYLIVKALSDKFQNICVVGDDAQSIYAFRGANINNILNFQKDYEGVEMYRLEQNYRSTGNIVNAANSIIDKNQTKLDKVVWTANDDGPKIVVNRLLTDGEEGRYVASSIFENKMQNQMANGDFAILYRTNAQSRAMEDALRKRDIPYRIYGGLSFYQRKEIKDVLSYLRLLINPKDEEALKRVINYPARGIGATTMDRLSIAANKYGKSIFEVLENLDHLPEIKITKSTRTKLDNFVNMIKHFTILAQNADAFTVADTVAKKTGLVQELKKDGTPEGIARIENIEELLNGIKDFVEEQKELADANGSIAEFLEDVALATDLDKETEDEDRVALMTIHLAKGLEFPYVYIVGLEEDLFPSGMSMNTRSELEEERRLFYVAVTRAEKQAFLTYTQSRYRWGKLVDAEPSRFIEEIDEKFLDYMIPQDDYKYKPLINTDIFGDEVDKSKLRQTKPKAGTPPPAHKPTEEQLRKLRKLRPAATEPAKATNAIQLEVGNEVEHMRFGKGKVLGIDGVGQDRKAEINFENGGIKKLLLRFAKLKLLS
- a CDS encoding DUF2945 domain-containing protein — translated: MIQKGSNVKWDWGNGTATGKVTETYTEEVTKTIDGSEITRKGEQGNKALYIEQEDGSKVLKLEKEVKKAD